GTAGAATACGGATGTATCTTTCAATTGTTTTAGCAGAATCGCACCTTCACGGTAACGGTTGAAGGCTGCGGATTCGGGCCCGATGTAGTCAGGTGAGGCCAGCAGGTCCAGATCGATTGGGGGCAGCGATTCGAAAGGCCGGATTTGGGCCTTGAAATCCTCCAGCAGGAGCATCTCCTCTTCCGCGATCCTGTTCAAAGCTTCGGTAAACTGCAGTCCAGGAAGGGATTTAAACTCGTTGTAGAGGTCCTGCAAATCACGCTGGATAAGAGAGACCTGTTCCTTTAAAACATTGGCTTTGATGGTATCTGGTTTCGCGTAAAACGATTCCAGATCGAGATCATCCAAACGGGAGATCACACTCCTTCGGCGGTTGACAAAAGTGTTTTTTATCCAATCTTTGCTGTTTTGATAGGCGTCAACATAGCCTTGTATCCTGGCTTCTTCAGCATCCTCGGCCAGGAGGTCAGCCCATAAAAACATGTAGGTGGGGTAATATTTGCCCGTCGAGAAACGATTCATCACGTCTTCAAGGAACGGTGCCGCTGATGATTTTTCTTTGTTTTGGATGTAATCCACCGCTCTGTAATAGAGCAACAAATTGAGCATCATCCTGGCGTCATCGCCGAGCTTGGGGTCGTTGATCAAAACATCGAAATATGGGATGGCTTTGGTTGGATCGTCCACCACAGAGTAAAAATGCCCCACCAGATAGAGAAGGTCCGCTTCATCGAGTTTGCTCAGGCTCTCATAATGCAGCATGTATTCTTCCACAGCCTGAGCCTTATTATTCTTCACCAGTTGGGGAAGCCTGTCTTTAAGGAAATCTATCGCTTCCATCACTTTGTGGTCGGCGTAAACAGCGCTTCGCACATCTGTTCCGGGCGTCGTGTTTTGAGCAAATGCCAGCGCGAAAGGAACCACTGTCAGCGTCAGCAACAGATACAGTTTGATGAGTTTTTTCATAACCCCGCTCGCTTAAATCGTCCTATGTTATCAATCCTGCCAGTTATAAGCAGGATTCAGGATGCAGCTGGGGTGTGCATCCTGAATCTCAAGCTTGACCAAGGGAAATATGTACGTATTGACCTGCACATTCACCATGAGGTGGAATAGTGCGATAATTATTATTGATTTTCTTCCTTGAGCTCCTGCAGCCATTTGCGCAAATCTTCCAAAGCCTTTTGCGCTTTCTGGCGTTCTTCGCGAAGGAGTCGCAACTCAGCCAGCAAGTCTTTCACTTCCGGGGAAAGCTCTTTGTAGGCGCTGGCTTCAACAATGCCTGGAGTGGGAAGCTGGGTGCCGGGAGTTACAATGGCGACCTCAGAGGGTTTGCCAGATTCAGTGGGCGCCACAGCCACGGGTTCCGTGGTAACGACCACAGGCTCGGTGCCGATGCTGGTGGCGTAGAGGCTCAAATCCGGGCGTATCGTGGCGTTCTTGTCAGAGTATCTGTCGAAAAGGTATGAAAGCCCCAGGGCAATGCGGAGGTTGTTTTCATATCCGTTGCCTTCGGAGCCTTTGGCCATGTCTTCAACCGCTTCCGCGCCAAGGCGGATGCCAAAATTCTTGTAGGAATACTTGAGGCCGGCATTGAAATCTTTACCGTCGTATTCACCCTGAATAGCAAAATTGTCCCAAGGCGAGATCTCAACTGAAGTAAAGAAACCGCTGAAGAAACGGGAACGGGGAACCTGTCCAGTATATCTGTTTGATCCGAATCCCGCGTTGAACATCCAGTCGATGCCGCCCATCACCACCTGCTTGGAGGCGACGATGTAGGGGGAGAAATGCTCGTAGTCTGTTTTGTCAGGATGATCAATCCAGCCCAAATCATGGGGATCATATACAGCGGAAGGAGCGCCATCTTCACCTATTTCAGGATCCCAATAGGGTTTGTAATCCTGGGCTCGACGCCGGTTGATTGGCGAGAAGATGTTGTCCATGCCAATAGCGATTTGAGGGAACTTGGGCGTTTCCTGCAAAAGCTTGACCTTGGCGTTGAGGAAATAAACGTAATCACCGCCGAAGAAATCCATCTGGACCCGGTCGAATAGTCCCACCCCCAGCATACCGTAGAAATTTAGCCCATTCTTGTCCATATCAACGTAAGAAGGCTTTTCCACGTTCCTGTAATAGCCTGCCAGAACCAGTTGTGCCGATTTGTGTGGAATAACATACGCGTCTGGCGTGCGCAATAATCCCATCGTTTGGAACGGCGCAGCTTCTATGATACCGATCACGGCTGCCAGAACAATTACACTCAATATAACTTTTTTCATACTTCCCTCCACCTTTCGGTGTTTTTTCTTAGTCTTGGGTCATTAATATCGTTGACAGATTATCCGTCAAGCTTTTTTTTGCCGTATGCAACAGCAAAAAGCAAAAGAAATATTCCATGTTGGGGAGGATCTTGCCGCCAAATTTCTGGCTAACAAGGGCTATGCCATCGTTGCCAGGAATTTCAGGGCGAGCACTGGCGAGATCGATATCATCGCCACCCGTGACGACCTTTTGGTCTTCGTGGAGGTCAAAACCCGCTCCAAACACTCTATCAAACAAGCCTTGATGAATGTATCTTTCACCAAGCGCAAACGTATAACGCTAACTGCTCAGCGCTATACTATTCAACATCCTGAATGTGTCAAGTCAAGAATAAGGTTCGATTTGATAGTGGTGTTGTATTTTTGCCACACCGACAGCTATCAGATTGAACACCTTGAAGATGCGTTTTTGCCCGAATTGTGATTTATCTGAGGCTTTTTGCTCATAGCGGTTGTGGAATCGGAAGTTAAAGCGATCGGTCTGTAAATGCGAAATCTGTAGTTTTTCAGGCTCTCTTTCAAGCCGGATGGGTAAAACCCACCGAATTGGTTTCTGGTTGAGCGCCAGTATCCACTTGATATTAAAGAGAGCAATAAACCCACCGCAATATCCTGTCAGTCACGCCCTGAGCGCTCGCATTTATTCTTCTCTCACACCACACGCAAGATCCTCGCATCTAATGCGGCTATTATGCGGGAGGCGCTTTTGGGCCCTGGGACGAGGCCTTAACGGCCAGATGACATCGCTTCGTACAACTACTTCACAGCCTGCCGTATATGTTGACCTACGGGATTGAAGCCATTTGGTTACCTACTGAATTTGAGAGAGATCTGTTTTCAGATTAACTGACAGATAACCAGCCCTTCCTCCAGCTCGGCTTGAATATTAATTCTTGCAGATATAAAGATCTTATTATCTGTCAATTGTAGAGTTTTCTGGTGTCGAAGTCGTCCCCCAGGTAATAGAGGTAATCCGGATTCGAACTTTCCCTCTGATCACCCTCGACGTAAATCAGGCGGTAATTGCCGTTCATCTGAATGTCCAGGAAGAGGTAAACCGCTTTTTGCCTGCCCTGGTATTTCCATATCTGATAGTCTTTGCGAACGAAGCGGGCTTCATCAGAAGAGGTGCCTACTTCTATATCATCGGGTTTGCCCCTGCGGATGTGGATGCGGCCCATGTCAGAGGTCCAGCCCCGCTCAAAATGGCTGTAATAGTAGTTCGCGTAGTCAACCCTTTCGCTGATCTGGTCGAGCATGGTTTGAGTGTTCATATTGCCTGCTCCGGCCAGGGCTTTCCATTTTTGACTCAGGTATCTTCGCTTTGTATCAAGATCATAGGTTTTCCAATCGCTGGTCGAGGTGGCTCCTGTGAAGTATTTGAGTAGCCTGAAATCATCCTCGGGATCGGTAAAAACGCAGAACTGCTCCTGCTTGGGCTCTGTCAGGAAAAACTCGAACTGTTTTTCCTGGCTGAAGTCCCCAAGTTGAAATTCCACCGATCCCGTGTATTTGCCTGGGTTCAACTTTTCCAGAGGGATGCGCAGGGAAACTCCTTCGATGCTGGAGGTCGGTATGTAGTCCAGAAACTGGTCAAACACCATCACGCTGTCTTTTGATACGGTCAGAACCAGCAGCCCGGTTTCGTCAGCCAGGCCTTCCGGCTTGTAAGTCTCAAAATAGATGGTGAGGTCTTCGCTCTCCGTTTTATCGAAGATCAGCGATGGCTGGGTCTGGTAGAGGATTCCGCCACGGTGAAACCGCTCCAGAAAACTGCTGCTGTCAGGCTTCGCGTAACTGCATAATTCCAAGTCGCTGAGCAGATCCTGTTCGCCCAGTGGAGTGACCTGGTAGGTCCAGGTGGCGGTTTTTCTTGAATTGATGTCTTTCGCGTTCAGGCGCAGAAGGTAGGGCTCGCTTTCCACGCTGAAGGTCAACCGGTTGAGATAGCTTTTGTTGGAGCGGGCGTCGTTTTTATCCGAGATTCCAACATTGTCGCGGAAGGTTTGGCTATAGATAATTTGATTGTCAACCACCATCTCAACCTGCAGGTTCAACTCAGCAAAATAACCGCCTTTTTGGGCAAGGAACCAAAGATTTCCGTAAGGGATCTGGTAATCGACGTTGATAATGGTGTTTTTATCCTTGTCCAAAAAGCGCTGCGGGGACACATGCATGTTGAAAGAGTCAGCTGTAGCCGTCCCTGCCAGGCTGGCCAAAGCCAGACAAAGCAGTGATGCTTTAGTATTCTTCATCTTTGTTCCTTAGTTTGTATTGGCCAAAACCACCGGTGTCGGCGAAGATGAACTCTAGATTCTGGTTATAATAAATCCAGACAATATATGGATGCAGGTCCAGGGGATGCACTTCGCTGTGCACCTCATCCGGTTCGCCGTATTTGATGTAGATTCTACCTCTGTCGCTCTTCCAACCCTGCAGCCTTTTATGGATGGTGAAGCGTTCGTCGGCTGTGATCACGCGCTTGTAAAAGGATTCGCGTGCTTCGTTGCGCAGGGTTCCCGGGCTCGGATCGTGTACCTGCCAGTATTTGTCTATAACTTCGTGCATTTTCTCATCCGGAACGGCCCGCAGGCTTTTCCATTCATTTTGTGTGGCGATATAGCGCAGTTGCTGGATTTGGTCTTTATAGCTGTAGCGCGCGTTATAATAAAACCACTGGTCGTAGAGGAAGGGCTCCATGTCGTAGCAGATGTTGCCCTCGTAGATGCTAAGGCGTAAGCCGGACAGAGAATCGGCATTGGTCTGTTCGGTCAGGTCGGCTGTGTAAGAGCCTGGCGGTGAATTGAATACGCGCGCGCCAGAAATACCCGCGATGTGGAGGCTATCCGCGGCGAGGCTGAATTTTTGGGTGAGAATACAGCTATCCACCGGGATTGGCAGAGGACTTAAAACCGCGGGTTGGAAAGTAACACCCTCCTTGCGGAGCAGGAAATAGGGCTGTCCGATCTCGGTGTAGGCATCTTCCAGGCTGAAATTGCGCCTCAGATCGATTTTATCGCCTTGGGTGAGATTGCGCAGGCGCAGGTCGGCCTGGTAATTTCCCGGGCTGATCTCCGCGCTGAAGGTCACAGGGATGGCGGTATCCTGCAGCCAGTCACGTTTCGGCACCACGAAGGTTTGGTCGAAACTCAGCGTTTTCTTCGTCTTGGTATTTTTCAGTTCCATCACCAGCTGGTAGCGGGATTCGGTTACGTCAGCTTTGAATACCAGTGAGTTATAGGGAATCAGAACCCACAGATCGACTCCCGTATCGTAATGCTCAAAGATGATCTCCTGGGCTGGCAGAAACGGGGCCAGCAGAATCAGCAGCAGCGTCAGTTTAGCCGCTTTTACCATTGCTTGCCACCCGGAGGCTGAAATCGTATTGTTTTTCCTCCAGCCACTGTAAGAAATCGTTGCTGGGGAAGATCTTCCTTTGAGCTTCCAGCAGATAGCTGTCGCCTTCGTTCGTTGTGATGCTGGTCTTGATCGCGAAGCCGCCCCGGTTTGTCTCGGTGTGCGTTTGATACTCGTCCACGAATTCTTCGGAAAGCCTTGCCAAGGTCAAATTGAGGCGAATTTCGCCCCGCAGGCTCTGGGGCAATTCATCCAGCGGGACCAAGTCTGTGGGGCTGATCCGCGGCATGCTGTCCTCGTTGCTGTTGTAGCCGGAACGGTTGCCGAAAACGAAGAAGATTTTGCCGGTGGCCAGCTTGGAGAAGTGTTTTTCGTAATCTTGGTTGAACAGCGCCACCTCAAAGCGTCCGCTGAGGTCCTCAAACTCGACAAAAGCGTAGGGGTTGCCCTTGTTGTCACGTTTGCGGGAAATGCCGGAAACGATGCCCGTCAGCACCAGGTCTTTGCCACTGGAGCTTTTGATGCTCTGCGAGTTGGCATTGGTGAGGTATTTCACCAAGCTGCGGTATTCATTGAGCGGATGTCCGCCCAGATAGAAACCCAGAACTTCCTTTTCCTTTTCCAGTTGGTCGGCATAGCTCCAGGGCTCTTCCACCGGTAGAGGGGGATAATATTCCTCAGTGTCGCTGTCGGTGGTGATAAGGTCAAATAGTGAGGTCTGGCCTATCTTTTTGTCTCTTTGCGCTCCGGTGTTGAAAGACAGGGCTTGTTCGATCACAGCCCATTTTTGGGCCCGGCTGCCCTCCAGATCATCCATAGAGCCGCTGGCGATCAGGCTTTCCAGCACGGTCTTGTTCACTGCGCTGCTGTCCAGCCGGCTGCAGAAATTGTAGATACTGGTATAATGGCCATTATTCTGCCGGTCTTCCACGATCGCGTCGATGGCTGCGTCGCCTATGTTTTTGATGGCCCTGAGGCCAAACATCACCTCTTTTCCACGCACGGTGAATTCTTTGTCGCTACGGTTCAGGTTTGGCGGCAAGATTTTGATGCCCATGGCGTTGCAGACTTCAATCTTAATCGGCACCTTGGCCGGGTCGTCTTCCAGAGAAAGCAACGCGGCCATGAATTCCACAGGATAGTGAGCTTTCAGCCAGGCTGTTCGGTAAGCAACCAAAGCGTAGCAGGTGGCGTGGCTTTTGTTGAAGGCATATTGCGCGAAATCCAGCCAGTCATTCCAAATCTTGTCCGCAATCTTGCTTTGCACGCCGTTGGCGGTTGCCCCTTTGGTAAAAAGCTGTTTAAGCTGCATCAGCGTGTCCAGACTCTTCTTGCTCATTGCCTTGCGTAGCGTGTCGGCCTGGCCCCGGGTGAATTTGGCCATCTCGATGGCAATCCGCATCACCTGTTCCTGGTAAACGGTGACACCATAGGTTTCCTTCAGGATTTGCTCCATCACGGGATGGTCGTAAACCATTTTTTCCCGCTTGTGTTTGCGCGCTATATAGGTATCGATGAATTTCATCGGGCCGGGCCGGTAAAGCGCCACCATGGCGATCAGGTCTTCAAACTGGTTTGGCTTCAGGTCGATAAGATATTTGCGCATGCCGTCGCTTTCAAACTGGAAAACGCCGTCCGTATCCCCATTGCCAAGAAGCTTGTACACCTTCTTATCGCTGAGGTCAAGGTGGTCGATGTCCAGTTCCACACCGTGGGACTGGCGCACCAAATCTACCGTTTTTTGGATAATGGTGAGGGTTTTCAGCCCCAGGATGTCCATTTTGAGGAACTTCAGTTCGTCCAGCCATTTTCCTTCGTACTGCATCAGGATGTTGGTGTCGGAATCTTTCTGGTTGCTGCAGGTGAGCGGAATGTATTCTTTGAGGTCGCCCGGCGCGATCACCAGCCCGGCGGCGTGGATGCCGGTCTGGCGGATCAACCCTTCCAGCACGATGCTGTGTTTGTAGATGCTTTGATAGAGCTCGTTATTGTCAATTAGGTGTCGGAAATCCGGAGATTCTTTATAGGCCTCCTCTAAAGTCTTGTTGGAGGGGATGGTCTTGGTGATATTATTGGCTTCAGTAGCAGGCACCATCAGCACTCTGGCCACATCCTTGATCACGGATTTGGCTCCCAGGGTGCTGAAGGTGATGATCTGGGTAACGCTGTTGCGGCCGTATTTCTGCACGATGTAGTCGATCACCATGCCGCGTTTCTGGGCGCAGAAATCGATGTCGAAATCCGGCATGCTGATGCGGTCTGGATTGAGGAAACGCTCAAAGAGCAGGCCGTAGCGGATGGGATCGATTTGCACGATATCAAGCAGATAAGCGATGATGCTGCCGGCGCCGGAACCGCGTCCCGGACCCACCGGAACACCTTGTTTGCGGGCATTGTCGATCAGGTCTTTCACCACCAGGTAATATCCATCAAAGCCCATGCGGTGGATCACATCCAGCTCGAAATCAATGCGTTTCCGCACTTCATCAGTCATTTCAGGATACTTTTCTTTTGCCGCCTCTTCGCAGAGCGCGCGGAGATAGCAGCCCATGTCCTCAAACTCCGGCGGGGTCTCGATTTCGGGCAGCAGGAACTTGTCGTATTTCAGCTCCAGATCGATCATGTCGGCGATCTTCAGCGTGTTGGCATAGGCCTCAGGTTCTTCCGGAAACAGCTGTTTCATCTCTTCGGGGCTTTTGAAGTAGAGCTGCTCCGTGTTATATCTCATGCGGTCTGGGTCGTTGAAGGTTTTTGCCGTCTGGATGCAGAGCAGGATGTCGTGGGCTTCGTTGTCTTCCTTATGCAAATAGTGGCAGTCGTTGGTGAGTACCAGCGGCTGGTTCATCTCTTTGGCCAGTTTGATCAAAGCCGGCATCACTTCGCGCTCAAGCCCCAGCCCATGGTCCTGGATTTCCAGGAAATATCGGTCTCCAAAGACCCTCTGATGCCATTTCACGGCTTCCCGGGCTTCGTCTTCCCGGTTGTTGGCCAGCAGGGAGGCGATTTCGCCCTGAATGCAGGCGCTGAGGCAGATCAGGCCTTCGCTGTGCTTTTCCAGTAGCGATTTGCTGATCCGTGGCTTGTAGTAAAAACCGTCGATGAAAGAGATGGAGGAGAGCATCATCAGGTTTTTGTAGCCGGTGTAGTTCTGCGCCAGCAAAATCAGGTGGTAGCGGTTGTCGTTTTTGTTGTGCTCGCTGTCCAGTTCGCCGTTGATGATGTAGGCTTCCATGCCTATGATCGGCTTCAAACCAGCTTTGGTGGTTTGTTTGTAAAAATCTATCACTCCGTACAGGTTGCCGTGGTCTGTGATAGCTACAGCCGGCATGCCGTATTCCTTGGCCAGCGCTACCATCCTGTCAACCCGGCAAGCACCGTCCAACAGGCTGTACTGGGTGTGGTTGTGTAAGTGTACAAATGACATCTTGGTCTCTCCCTTTCTCTGAAAACATAGATTTGCTGCCGTCGGTATTTTGTCAAAGGATAATTTGGCGGGGAAGGCAACCCGTTGCAGCACAGGAGGTCGCGCTTACTTGAAAGGGTCGGAGATGCCCGTGATGCCCTGTGCCAGAAGATCCTACCGGGGTGGGGGTCCTACTGCCTTCACCAGTCGCGGGTGGATGGAAGAGATGTCTGGATACCTGGACCGGTTTTGTTCATAATCGAGCAGCAGATCAAGCACGGCGCGGGTTTGTGGTGCCTTGTTTAGTTCAGCGTTCTTCACCATCCAGTCAGTGTGCTTTTCGGAAATGACCTCCTCCTGTAGCAGCAATCGGATGGTAATAGCATTAATTATGCTTTCGTTCAGGGCGCAGCACCAGTTCACCTGTTCTTGGTTCAATTTATTCAGGTTATCATACAGCCCGAAAGTGAGCGGGTTGATTTCATGGTGGGAAAATTCATGCCAGATCGCTGAAATCAGGATGCGTTCCAGGCTGTCTTTCTGCTCAGCGATCTCCAGCCATTTCCTGCTGCACAGACAATACAAAGTCTCTCCGCGAGTCCCTGAAACAGTGACGGACAAAAATGGCCTGGTCAGAGTGCACAACAACACCTCCGTAGCCGGAAGCTCCTGCCCCAGATAGTGTTCCAGGATATGCTGAACCGGCCTTCGGGCTATCAGATCGTTCAGCTTCTCCAGCCAGGGCGCCAGACGCGACTGAAGTTGACTGAAATGCAGGGTGAAATCCGCTTTACGATGGAAGCCGCGCAGGTCAGCCGTGAATCTGCTCAGATCAGCGTTTGGAACCAGATTTTCCCGAACTTGGTCCAAGTTGAAGGTGGGGTCCAGCTTTATGTCTTCGGTAAGCGTCAAAGCGTAATGGGGTGGGGAGCTACAGTCAATTTCCGTACCCCACACCCGGCTGATATTGGCCACGGCTGGATGTGCTACGAAACTGCCAAATTTCTCAAGCGCCTCGCGAGCATGTTCGTCTTCAGGATCAACGCAGAAACCCTTGGTATCATAGTCCGATATGAACATGGCCGTTAAAAGCAATTCGAGTCGTTGATCCAATCTGATCCTCATCCGCATCTCCATTTTTTTGACTTTGCCTTATCTAAGCAAAATATGGGTCACCCTGATTCTGTCAACAAATATCATCGCCTTCCCATTCAGGATAATGAATGATTTTTCTGGCTCAACTGCCCGGAGGGATTAGCATATCAGCAAAGAATCATTCAATCATCAGGAGATAGACGTCATGCCAGAATTGCCAGAAGTGCAGACTGTTTTGGATGGAGTGGCTAAGGAACTGAAAGGCAAGGAGATACTTGGACTGGACTGTTTTTATCCGGGTACGGTGGTGAAGGATCCAGAATTGCCTGAAAAGGTGTTTCCGGCCAGATTCCTGTCCCACCACCGGCGCGGGAAATACATGATCCTGGATCTGGAGGGCGGGATCAGCGTTATCATTCACTTGCGGATGACGGGAAAACTGGTCACGGACAAGGCCGTGAGCGGCACTTCGGTCCACGAGCGGGCCTGTTTCCTTCTCTCAGGGATGGGAAAGCTCCATTTCATCGACATCCGCACTTTCGGCAAAATCGTACTCTGCAAAACCGGGAATCTGGGCAAATTCATGCCGGAACTTGGAATCGAACCGCTCTCCGACGAATTCGACGGCGCGCATCTGCAGAAAATCCTGAAGGGCCGCAAGACACCGGTCAAAAACGCGTTGCTAGACCAAAGGCTGATCGCCGGGCTGGGCAACATCTACGCCTGCGAGATCCTCTACCGGGCAAAGATTGATCCCGCCACCCCGGCTGGCCGGCTCAGCCTGCCCCGGCTGAAAAAGCTCGTGGCGGAAACAAAGTCCGTACTGCGGGAAGCCATCGCTATGAACGGAACCTCGATCTCTGATTTCCGCAGGGTGGACGATAAGACCGGCCAGTTCCAGAATTTCCTGCGGGTTTACCAAAAAGACCTCTGCCCGCAGGGTCACAAAATCGCCAAGATCAAGCAGGGAGGGCGCGGGACCTTTTACTGCCCGGTTTGCCAGAAGTGAACTGGGCGGAACTGCCTTAATCCCAGCGCCGGGTACTCCGAGGAGGATTGAAGGCATATTGTCTGGCCGTTAAGGCCCTGTCCCTTGTCCCGGGCGCGCCTCTCGCATGATACCCGCATTTGATGCGAGCATCATGCGGGAGGAAGGGGAGGGGAACGGAATCGGGCGCTAAGGACCTGACTGACAGGACATGGCGGTGGGTGAGAATTTGTGGCTGTATTTTGATTCAAGTGGGTGTTGGCGCCCAGCCAGAAAACAGCCCTGAAGGCTTTAGCCTCCATAAGTGAAAATGAGCCAAAAAACACTTGACAAATAACTGGCGGTGGTGAGATAATGCTTTCGCCGGAAGTGGTGGATTTATGATCCGGTGAGACACAACTTCCAAGGAGATTGAGATGCGCAAAATGATCTTTATGGCAGTATTGCTTGTCTGTTGGGCAACGGTTTGGGCAGGCCATCCGGCAAGGCCGCGGCTTCCCGAAGCCGGTTTTGACCCCACTCCCCGGCAGTTCCTGGCCGCGTTGAGCGGGACGCGGGGTATGGACTGCTTGCTGCATCAGTGTTACGAAGACGGATGGATAGACACGTGGCGCCAGGAAGCCATTTATGACAGCCTTGGCAGGATTGGCTGCATCAATCATTATTGGGCTTCGAACCCGGGTGACCCGCTGGAATTAGCTGGCCGGACCCTCTTTGAGTACAGCGACGACGGCCAAGCCCAGCATGTGACCGAAGAATATTACTATGAAGGGGCATGGTATCCATCCTGGGAACTGCTGTATGAATATGAGAACGGCATGCCGCAAGAGATCAACTACAACTTGAACATGTATGAGGGGATGATACATCGTCAGACCATCTTCATCTACTGGCCTGACACCAACATCCTGAAACGGGTGGTTGAATTCACCTATGGTTATGAATCACCCGTGCCGTCCGTAATAATATATGACTATGCTATGGATTCTGCCAGCCGGCCGAGCGAAATATTGGTATCCAGAATCGATGCCGATTGGGATCAGTGGTATGTACAGGAACGCAGGAACTATGTTTACCACAATGATGACCAGACCACCCATGAATCTTACCTGCGCCAGCTGGAATTTTCATACTTGGGGACCCTATCGTGCTTTTTCGTCGGGGTTCAACCCTCCAAGTTGCTGGAGGAAAGGGTCTTCCACCCAGGCGCCAATGGCACCTGGAGTGAGAGGTACCGCTGGTTCCACAGCTACAATAGCGACGGGTTTCTGAACACCATTGAAAACTTCGTCCGGCTCTATCCTTGGGACCCTGAAATCTGGAACCTGAGTCAATACAAAGACTATACTTACCAGCAAGGCTATCCCATCGCGGAAACGACCTTTTCTCCAAACTACGGGGAAGAGGAATTTATGCCTCAGTACAGATATTGCATGGGATATCAGGAGATCGTTCCAGCCGAGGATCCCGCAATGCCCGGAGTGGGCGTCGCGCTGAGCGTTTACCCCAATCCTTTCAATCCCAGTGCCGGAATCAGTTTCAGGCTGGAAACGGCTGGCCACATCGAGATTTCGGTTTACAACCTCAAAGGCCAGAAAGTGCGGACCCTGCTGGAGGCCAAGAAAAGCGCCGGAACGCATCAGACCTTCTGGGACGGCAAGGACGGGGCGGGAAGGTCTTTGGCCGCTGGGATTTATCTTATCAGGCTGTCCTCCGGAAAAGAAAGCCGCACTGTGAAAGCCGTTCTGGCCAAATGAGATAAGGCCGGTTTAACGGACAAGAAGCCAGGCAGCTGGGATTTCACAACCCCAGGACCTGTTTTGCGGGCATGGGTAAAGTTTTTTTTGCCCGTACGATTCTCTGAGTGTATATTGTATTAGTAGGACATTTGGCCATCACAAATAATTGAACCATGAGGAAAAATAATGAAAGCGTATAAGTTAAGAGAAAATATCTGGTGGGTCGGTGGAATAGACTGGGACCTGCGGAGTTTCCACGGCTACCTAACCCAGCGTGGTTCCACCTACAACGCCTATCTGATCATTGACGAGAAGGTTACCCTGATCGACAACGTGAAGTATTACCTCTATGATGAGATGCTGGCCCGCATCAGCGACGTTATCGACCCCGCCAAAATCGACATAATCGTGCAAAACCACGTGGAGATGGACCACTCCAGCGGCTTGCCCATGCTGATGAAGCTGATCCCCAACGCCAAGATCTACACCAACGCCAGCGGCATCAGGGGTTTGAAGATGCACTGCGGTCAGGACTGGAACTTTAAGGAAATCAAAAGCGGCGACAGCATCAATATCGGCAAGCGCGACCTGAGTTTTCTCACCACGCCGATGGTGCACTGGCCTGATAATCAGGTGACCTATTGCCCTCAGGAAAAGATCCTCTTTTCAAACGACGCTTTTGGCCAGCACATCGCCTCCAGCGAACGCCTGGCAACGGATTACCCTTTCAGTATCGCGATGGAGGAGGCAAAAAAGTATTATGCCAACATCGTGCTGCCCTATTCCTCACAGGTGCGCAAAGCCCTGGAAGCGGCTTCCCAACTCGATATCGGGATGATCGCTCCCAGTCACGGCCTCATCTGGACAGAACACATTCCCCAAATCCTTGCTGCCTACACGGATTGGGCAAACAACGTGGCCGATCCCCGGCGCGCCCTGATAATCTATGACTCAATGTGGG
This genomic stretch from Candidatus Cloacimonadota bacterium harbors:
- a CDS encoding T9SS type A sorting domain-containing protein — encoded protein: MRKMIFMAVLLVCWATVWAGHPARPRLPEAGFDPTPRQFLAALSGTRGMDCLLHQCYEDGWIDTWRQEAIYDSLGRIGCINHYWASNPGDPLELAGRTLFEYSDDGQAQHVTEEYYYEGAWYPSWELLYEYENGMPQEINYNLNMYEGMIHRQTIFIYWPDTNILKRVVEFTYGYESPVPSVIIYDYAMDSASRPSEILVSRIDADWDQWYVQERRNYVYHNDDQTTHESYLRQLEFSYLGTLSCFFVGVQPSKLLEERVFHPGANGTWSERYRWFHSYNSDGFLNTIENFVRLYPWDPEIWNLSQYKDYTYQQGYPIAETTFSPNYGEEEFMPQYRYCMGYQEIVPAEDPAMPGVGVALSVYPNPFNPSAGISFRLETAGHIEISVYNLKGQKVRTLLEAKKSAGTHQTFWDGKDGAGRSLAAGIYLIRLSSGKESRTVKAVLAK
- a CDS encoding FprA family A-type flavoprotein; translation: MKAYKLRENIWWVGGIDWDLRSFHGYLTQRGSTYNAYLIIDEKVTLIDNVKYYLYDEMLARISDVIDPAKIDIIVQNHVEMDHSSGLPMLMKLIPNAKIYTNASGIRGLKMHCGQDWNFKEIKSGDSINIGKRDLSFLTTPMVHWPDNQVTYCPQEKILFSNDAFGQHIASSERLATDYPFSIAMEEAKKYYANIVLPYSSQVRKALEAASQLDIGMIAPSHGLIWTEHIPQILAAYTDWANNVADPRRALIIYDSMWGSTEKMAKAIAQAFENKGFKLKMLNLQTNHISDIMTDVMDARFIAVGSPTLNNSILPTVAAFIYYLKGLSPKQRIGLAFGSYGWGGQSVSILQQLLGDPKECGFEMLEPVKTQYIPDAATLAGITQHVEQQLNKYL